From a single Tursiops truncatus isolate mTurTru1 chromosome 20, mTurTru1.mat.Y, whole genome shotgun sequence genomic region:
- the RSAD1 gene encoding radical S-adenosyl methionine domain-containing protein 1, mitochondrial — protein MAQRRRLAEGAGGPRGPTPGSQRAALYVHWPYCEKRCSYCNFNKYIPRGVDEAAMRRCLVTEAQTLLQLSGVQRVESVFFGGGTPSLASPHTVAAVLEAVAQATHLPADSEVTLEANPSSAPGSRLAAFRAAGVNRLSIGLQSLDDTELQLLGRTHSASDALQMLAEARRHFPGRVSVDLMLGLPAQHVGPWLGQLRKLLRHCDDHVSLYQLSLERGTALFTQVQQGSLPAPDPELAAEMYQEGRAVLREAGFRQYEVSNFARNGALSTHNWTYWQCGQYLGVGPGAHGRFVPQGAGGHTREARIQTLEPDNWMKEVMLFGHGTRRRIPLGELALLEEVLAMGLRTDVGITHQHWQQFEPQLTLWDLFVANEEVQELLEQGRLLLDRRGLRCSWEGLAVLDSMLPTLLSRLQEAWQQRTPSPVPGG, from the exons ATGGCCCAGAGGCGCCGCCTCGCGGAGGGCGCGGGAGGACCCCGGGGTCCTACGCCCGGGAGCCAGCGCGCAGCGCTTTACGTCCAc tggcCCTACTGCGAGAAGCGCTGCAGTTACTGCAACTTCAACAAGTACATCCCCCGCGGTGTGGACGAGGCTGCCATGAGACGCTGTCTGGTGACCGAGGCTCAGACGCTGCTGCAACTCAGTGGGGTGCAGCG AGTGGAGTCTGTGTTCTTTGGTGGGGGTACCCCCAGTCTGGCCAGCCCCCACACTGTGGCAGCTGTCCTGGAGGCAGTGGCCCAGGCAACTCACCTGCCTGCAGACTCTGAAGTCACATTGGAGGCCAACCCCTCTTCGGCCCCAGGCTCCAGGCTGGCAGCATTCCGGGCAGCAGGAGTCAACAGGTTGTCCATTGGCCTCCAG TCCCTAGATGACACTGAGCTCCAGCTGCTGGGGAGGACACACTCAGCCAGTGATGCCCTGCAGATGCTGGCGGAGGCCCGGCGCCACTTCCCGGGGCGTGTTTCTGTGGACCTGATGCTGGGGCTGCCGGCACAGCACGTGGGGCCGTGGCTTGGGCAGCTGCGGAAACTGCTGCGGCACTGTGATGACCATGTGTCGCTCTACCAGCTGTCCCTGGAGCGGGGCACCGCCCTCTTCACCCAGGTGCAGCAgggctcccttcctgcccctgaCCCCGAACTTGCCGCTGAGATGTACCAGGAGGGACGGGCAGTCCTTCGGGAGGCTGGCTTCCGCCAGTATGAGGTCTCCAACTTCGCCCGGAAT GGGGCGCTTAGTACCCACAACTGGACTTACTGGCAGTGCGGTCAGTACCTTGGCGTTGGGCCTG GAGCCCATGGGCGATTTGTAccccagggggctgggggccaCACCCGAGAGGCTCGGATCCAGACCCTGGAGCCTGACAACTGGATGAAGGAGGTGATGCTGTTTGGTCATGGCACCCGGAGGCGCATCCCCCTGGGCGAGCTGGCGCT tctggAGGAAGTTTTGGCCATGGGACTACGCACAGATGTGGGGATCACTCACCAG CACTGGCAGCAGTTTGAGCCCCAGCTGACCTTGTGGGACCTGTTTGTAGCCAACGAGGAGGTGCAGGAGCTGCTGGAGCAGGGCCGCTTGCTGCTGGATCGCAG GGGTCTTCGGTGTTCCTGGGAGGGGCTGGCTGTGCTGGACTCCATGTTGCCGACCCTTCTATCTCGGCTCCAAGAGGCCTGGCAGCAGAGAACTCCCTCCCCTGTGCCAGGAGGATAG
- the ACSF2 gene encoding medium-chain acyl-CoA ligase ACSF2, mitochondrial isoform X1, which translates to MLRVGRLCARSPGVLGARVGLSRVWQEVGLWGVRPLRVLAPRLQAPGTEWKLGSRLGKRTFSLINDRTSASSSGEMDRTATLPIGGLSHVQGHSTLHLINKTVGQCLNATAQRVPDREALVVHHENIRLTFAQLKEEVDKAASGLLSTGLRKGDRLGMWGPNSYAWVLMQLATAQAGIILVSVNPAYQAMEVEYALKKVGCKALVFPRQFKTQHYYSILKQICPEVEKAQPGHLKSQRLPELTTVISADAPLPGTLLLDEVVAAGSQEQNLARLRHTQQLLSCHDPINIQFTSGTTGSPKGATLSHYNIVNNSNMIGERLRLHQKPPDKSRVVLPSPLYHCLGSVGGTMVSLMHGVTLILSSPVFDGKKALEAISRERGSLLYGTPTMFVDILNQPDFSSYDISAMCGGVIGGSPASSELIRAIIHKLNMKELVVVYGATENSPVTFMNFTEDTVEQKTESVGRIMPHTEAQIVNVETGTLAELNTPGELCIRGYCVMLGYWGEPWKTEEATGQDKWYRTGDIAMMDEQGFCKILGRSKDMIIRGGENIYPAELENFLHTHPQVQEVQVVGVKDERMGEEICACIQLKKGEKTTAEEIKAFCKGKISHFKIPRYIVFVTNYPLTVSGKVQKFKLREQMEHHLNL; encoded by the exons GGTTTTGGCACCAAGGCTCCAGGCCCCTGGCACTGAGTGGAAACTGGGGAGTAGGTTGGGGAAAAGAACCTTCTCTCTGATTAACGACAGGACGTCAGCCTCCAG CTCTGGAGAGATGGATCGCACCGCCACCCTGCCCATTGGAGGCCTCAGCCACGTCCAGGGCCACAGCACGTTGCACCTCATTAACAAGACTGTGGGGCAATGCCTGAATGCCACAGCGCAGAGGGTCCCGGACCGAGAGGCCTTGGTTGTCCACCACGAAAACATCAGGTTGACCTTTGCCCAGCTCAAGGAGGAG GTGGACAAAGCTGCTTCTGGGCTCCTGAGTACTGGCCTCCGCAAGGGTGACCGTCTGGGCATGTGGGGACCCAACTCTTACGCATGGGTACTCATGCAGCTGGCCACGGCCCAGGCAGGCATCATTCTG GTGTCTGTGAACCCAGCCTACCAGGCTATGGAGGTGGAGTATGCCCTCAAGAAG GTGGGCTGCAAGGCCCTCGTGTTCCCCAGGCAATTCAAGACCCAGCATTACTACAGCATCCTGAAGCAGATCTGTCCAGAGGTGGAGAAGGCCCAGCCGGGGCACTTGAAGAGTCAGAG GCTCCCAGAGCTGACCACAGTCATCTCGGCGGACGCCCCTCTGCCAGGGACGCTGCTTCTGGATGAGGTGGTGGCAGCTGGCAGTCAAGAGCAGAATCTGGCCCGGCTCCGGCACACCCAGCAGCTCCTGTCCTGCCATGACCCTATCAACATCCAGTTCACCTCG GGGACAACCGGCAGCCCCAAGGGGGCCACGCTCTCCCACTACAACATTGTCAACAACTCCAACATGATAGGAGAGCGCCTGAGACTGCACCAGAAG CCACCAGACAAGTCACGGGTGGTCCTGCCCAGCCCCCTGTACCACTGCCTGGGTTCCGTGGGAGGCACAATGGTGAGCTTGATGCACGGGGTCACCCTCATCCTGTCCTCTCCGGTCTTTGATGGCAAGAAGGCGCTGGAGGCCATCAGCAGAGAGAG AGGCTCCTTGCTGTACGGAACTCCCACAATGTTCGTGGACATTCTGAACCAGCCAGACTTCTCAAGTTATGACATCTCAGCCATgtgtggag GTGTGATCGGTGGGTCCCCTGCATCCTCAGAGCTGATCCGAGCCATCATCCACAAGCTGAACATGAAGGAACTGGTG GTGGTTTATGGAGCCACAGAGAACAGTCCCGTGACCTTCATGAACTTCACCGAGGACACTGTGGAGCAGAAGACGGAAAGTGTGGGCAGAATCATGCCTCACACAGAG GCCCAGATCGTGAACGTGGAGACGGGGACACTGGCAGAGCTGAACACACCTGGAGAGCTGTGCATCCGAGGGTACTGCGTCATGCTGGGCTACTGGGGTGAGCCCTGGAAGACCGAGGAAGCAACTGGACAGGACAAGTGGTACCGGACAGG AGACATTGCCATGATGGACGAGCAGGGCTTCTGCAAGATTCTGGGCCGCTCCAAGGATATGATCATCCGCGGCGGTGAGAACATCTATCCCGCTGAGCTCGAGAACTTCCTtcacacacacccacaggtgcAGGAAGTGCAG GTGGTAGGAGTGAAGGATGAGCGGATGGGGGAGGAAATCTGTGCCTGCATTCAGCTCAAGAAAGGGGAGAAGACCACAGCGGAGGAGATCAAGGCTTTCTGCAAAGGGAAG ATCTCCCACTTCAAGATTCCGCGATACATCGTGTTTGTCACAAACTACCCCCTCACCGTCTCAGGAAAG GTCCAGAAATTCAAACTAAGAGAGCAGATGGAACACCATCTAAACCTGTGA
- the ACSF2 gene encoding medium-chain acyl-CoA ligase ACSF2, mitochondrial isoform X2, which yields MLRVGRLCARSPGVLGARVGLSRVWQEVGLWGVRPLSSGEMDRTATLPIGGLSHVQGHSTLHLINKTVGQCLNATAQRVPDREALVVHHENIRLTFAQLKEEVDKAASGLLSTGLRKGDRLGMWGPNSYAWVLMQLATAQAGIILVSVNPAYQAMEVEYALKKVGCKALVFPRQFKTQHYYSILKQICPEVEKAQPGHLKSQRLPELTTVISADAPLPGTLLLDEVVAAGSQEQNLARLRHTQQLLSCHDPINIQFTSGTTGSPKGATLSHYNIVNNSNMIGERLRLHQKPPDKSRVVLPSPLYHCLGSVGGTMVSLMHGVTLILSSPVFDGKKALEAISRERGSLLYGTPTMFVDILNQPDFSSYDISAMCGGVIGGSPASSELIRAIIHKLNMKELVVVYGATENSPVTFMNFTEDTVEQKTESVGRIMPHTEAQIVNVETGTLAELNTPGELCIRGYCVMLGYWGEPWKTEEATGQDKWYRTGDIAMMDEQGFCKILGRSKDMIIRGGENIYPAELENFLHTHPQVQEVQVVGVKDERMGEEICACIQLKKGEKTTAEEIKAFCKGKISHFKIPRYIVFVTNYPLTVSGKVQKFKLREQMEHHLNL from the exons CTCTGGAGAGATGGATCGCACCGCCACCCTGCCCATTGGAGGCCTCAGCCACGTCCAGGGCCACAGCACGTTGCACCTCATTAACAAGACTGTGGGGCAATGCCTGAATGCCACAGCGCAGAGGGTCCCGGACCGAGAGGCCTTGGTTGTCCACCACGAAAACATCAGGTTGACCTTTGCCCAGCTCAAGGAGGAG GTGGACAAAGCTGCTTCTGGGCTCCTGAGTACTGGCCTCCGCAAGGGTGACCGTCTGGGCATGTGGGGACCCAACTCTTACGCATGGGTACTCATGCAGCTGGCCACGGCCCAGGCAGGCATCATTCTG GTGTCTGTGAACCCAGCCTACCAGGCTATGGAGGTGGAGTATGCCCTCAAGAAG GTGGGCTGCAAGGCCCTCGTGTTCCCCAGGCAATTCAAGACCCAGCATTACTACAGCATCCTGAAGCAGATCTGTCCAGAGGTGGAGAAGGCCCAGCCGGGGCACTTGAAGAGTCAGAG GCTCCCAGAGCTGACCACAGTCATCTCGGCGGACGCCCCTCTGCCAGGGACGCTGCTTCTGGATGAGGTGGTGGCAGCTGGCAGTCAAGAGCAGAATCTGGCCCGGCTCCGGCACACCCAGCAGCTCCTGTCCTGCCATGACCCTATCAACATCCAGTTCACCTCG GGGACAACCGGCAGCCCCAAGGGGGCCACGCTCTCCCACTACAACATTGTCAACAACTCCAACATGATAGGAGAGCGCCTGAGACTGCACCAGAAG CCACCAGACAAGTCACGGGTGGTCCTGCCCAGCCCCCTGTACCACTGCCTGGGTTCCGTGGGAGGCACAATGGTGAGCTTGATGCACGGGGTCACCCTCATCCTGTCCTCTCCGGTCTTTGATGGCAAGAAGGCGCTGGAGGCCATCAGCAGAGAGAG AGGCTCCTTGCTGTACGGAACTCCCACAATGTTCGTGGACATTCTGAACCAGCCAGACTTCTCAAGTTATGACATCTCAGCCATgtgtggag GTGTGATCGGTGGGTCCCCTGCATCCTCAGAGCTGATCCGAGCCATCATCCACAAGCTGAACATGAAGGAACTGGTG GTGGTTTATGGAGCCACAGAGAACAGTCCCGTGACCTTCATGAACTTCACCGAGGACACTGTGGAGCAGAAGACGGAAAGTGTGGGCAGAATCATGCCTCACACAGAG GCCCAGATCGTGAACGTGGAGACGGGGACACTGGCAGAGCTGAACACACCTGGAGAGCTGTGCATCCGAGGGTACTGCGTCATGCTGGGCTACTGGGGTGAGCCCTGGAAGACCGAGGAAGCAACTGGACAGGACAAGTGGTACCGGACAGG AGACATTGCCATGATGGACGAGCAGGGCTTCTGCAAGATTCTGGGCCGCTCCAAGGATATGATCATCCGCGGCGGTGAGAACATCTATCCCGCTGAGCTCGAGAACTTCCTtcacacacacccacaggtgcAGGAAGTGCAG GTGGTAGGAGTGAAGGATGAGCGGATGGGGGAGGAAATCTGTGCCTGCATTCAGCTCAAGAAAGGGGAGAAGACCACAGCGGAGGAGATCAAGGCTTTCTGCAAAGGGAAG ATCTCCCACTTCAAGATTCCGCGATACATCGTGTTTGTCACAAACTACCCCCTCACCGTCTCAGGAAAG GTCCAGAAATTCAAACTAAGAGAGCAGATGGAACACCATCTAAACCTGTGA
- the CHAD gene encoding chondroadherin gives MARPIVLLSLGLLAGLLPALAACPQNCHCHGDLQHVICDKVGLQKIPKVSEKTKLLNLQRNNFPVLAANSFRAMPNLVSLHLQHCRIREVAAGAFRGLKQLIYLYLSHNDIRVLRTGAFDDLTELTYLYLDHNKVTELPRGLLSPLVNLFILQLNNNKIRELRPGAFHGAKDLRWLYLSENSLSSLQPGALEDVENLAKFYLDRNQLSSYPLAALSKLRVVEDLKLSHNPLKSIPDHAFQSFGRYLETLWLDNTNLEKFSDGAFLGVTTLKHVHLENNRLNQLPSSFPFHSLETLTLTNNPWKCTCQLQGLRRWLEAKTSRPDATCVSPAKFRGQHIRDTDAFRGCKFPTKRSKKAGRH, from the exons ATGGCCCGCCCGATCGTCTTGCTCAGCCTCGGCCTCCTGGCCGGCCTGCTGCCGGCGCTGGCCGCCTGCCCCCAGAACTGCCACTGCCACGGTGACCTGCAGCACGTCATCTGCGACAAGGTGGGGCTGCAGAAGATCCCCAAGGTGTCCGAGAAGACCAAGCTGCTCAACCTCCAGCGCAACAACTTCCCCGTGCTGGCTGCCAACTCGTTTCGGGCCATGCCGAACCTCGTGTCGCTGCACCTGCAGCACTGCCGCATCCGCGAGGTGGCCGCGGGTGCCTTCCGCGGCCTCAAGCAGCTCATCTACCTGTACCTGTCCCACAATGACATCCGCGTGCTGCGCACCGGCGCCTTCGACGACCTGACCGAGCTCACCTACCTCTACCTGGACCACAACAAGGTGACCGAGCTGCCCCGGGGGCTGCTCTCTCCGCTGGTCAACCTCTTCATCctgcagctcaacaacaacaaGATTCGCGAGCTGCGCCCAGGCGCCTTCCACGGCGCCAAGGACCTGCGCTGGCTCTACCTGTCGGAAAACTCCCTCAGTTCCCTGCAGCCCGGCGCTCTGGAGGACGTGGAGAACCTCGCCAAGTTCTACCTGGACAGGAACCAGCTGTCCAGCTACCCCTTGGCTGCTCTGAGCAAGCTGCGGGTGGTGGAGGATCTGAAGCTGTCCCACAATCCCCTGAAAAGCATTCCCGACCATGCCTTCCAGTCTTTCGGCAGATATCTGGAGACCCTCTGGCTGGACAACACCAACCTGGAGAAG TTCTCTGATGGTGCCTTCCTGGGTGTGACCACGCTGAAACATGTCCATCTGGAGAACAATCGCCTGAACCAGCTGCCTTCCAGCTTCCCCTTTCACAGCCTGGAGACCCTCACCCTCACCAACAACCCCTGGAAATGTACCTGCCAGCTCCAGGGACTGCGGAG GTGGCTGGAAGCCAAGACCTCCCGCCCTGATGCCACTTGCGTGTCGCCCGCCAAGTTCAGGGGCCAGCACATTCGTGACACGGACGCCTTCCGCGGCTGCAAGTTCCCCACTAAGAGGTCCAAGAAAGCCGGCCGCCATTAA